In the Leptospira fletcheri genome, TAATTTAGATCATTACGGGCCATGCGGTTAAAACAGAACGAGTAAAGAACTTAAGTATACCAAAAAATTCAAAGGGTTACATTGCAAGAACATTTTCTCGCGAAGGTAAAAAGTTATAGGGGATGGATGAGATCAGGCCTAACCTCTCATTCCGCTATACTTCAGATTGACCCAATTCAATCAGAACGCGATTGATGATTCACAATTATTATTTCTACTATTCCTTAGGAGGTATTTCTTTTCCCTCTCCTCTGGTCGGGACCTTTCCGAAGGATTCCTCATAATCAGGGGATAAGGTTCGAAAGATACAGTCCCAAACCAGCGTGTAAAACCCGAAATTGTACGATACCCAAATATGGTGTTGCGCATGAAAGGAACTCGTGGTAAAAAAACGGAGAATCGGAATCTTAAGCCAAGACTTCGGAAAGGGCTCTACTCCGAGATGCCCTAAAGTGCCAAATACAACGTTCAAGACCAAATAAACACTCATTCCGATCCAAGAAGAATCATATAGACAAAGTACGAGAAGCCAAAGAGCACCAAACCCCAAAGCCTCGAACGGATTCAGAACGAATAAGGTTAGAGGGCGAGGATTCTCATAGTTATGATGGGTTTTATGCACAAGCGGATAAACCCAAGAAATGTGGGCGATCCTATGCAGAGCATACATCAATGCATCCATTACGAAAAAAAGAAAGACGACATCCAAGAAGGCGTAAAGCCCCCAATCTGTCCGG is a window encoding:
- a CDS encoding sterol desaturase family protein — encoded protein: MNEFGKEAILFLQEVPYSWAALLFLMENLLIFSGSVYIGHLLTKYYRDRRVVPNPPQIESKEILFAVSTLLLNTLVTLSGLWLWRIGLIRFRTDWGLYAFLDVVFLFFVMDALMYALHRIAHISWVYPLVHKTHHNYENPRPLTLFVLNPFEALGFGALWLLVLCLYDSSWIGMSVYLVLNVVFGTLGHLGVEPFPKSWLKIPILRFFTTSSFHAQHHIWVSYNFGFYTLVWDCIFRTLSPDYEESFGKVPTRGEGKEIPPKE